Part of the Paenibacillus sp. FSL R7-0273 genome is shown below.
ACTCCAAGTGCCGCAGGAATCAGCGCCCACATAAAGGTGTGGGAGATAGAATCGGACAGGGCCCCGGTAATCTTGCCCAGGACATCAGCAGGAATATTGGCCCGGGCCTCTGGGGTCAATGCCGCCTGCGGATTGCCGAAGGCAGCGGCCTGTTCACTGTTGCCAAAAGCGCTGCTCAGGCCGTCCGTGAAGCTGTTGCGCTGGATAATCCCGAAGATTGTGATCCCGAGCGTCATGCCGAGCGAGCGCATGAAGGTGCTGGTGGAAGTCGCAGAGCCGCGCTGGCGGATGTCAAAATGATGGATCGAAGACATGCTGAGCACGGAGAAGGAGAAGCCGACACCGAACCCGGTCAGCAGCATGAAGCCATTCAGCATCAGACGCGAGGTTTCCGGTGACAATGTGCTCAGGCAGAACACGCCAGCCAGAAAGCAGACTGCTGACAGCAGCATAATGTTGCGGAAGCTGGTCCGGGTAGTGAGCAGCCCGCCGGTCTGGCTCCCGAGCACGGTGCCGATCATCATCGGCATCAGAATCAGACCCGAGTTGGTTGCGGAGCCGCCGTTAACCCCCTGCACGAAGATTGGAATGTAGACAGTAGCTACGATAAAAGTAGAACCGTAGAACAGCCCGATCAGGCTGCTGGTCGCGAACAGGCGCTTGCCGAACATCGCGAACGAAATCACGGGCTCAGCCGCTGAACGTTCAATAAAGATGAAGATAACCAGCAGCACGGCGAAGCCGGCAAACAGGCCGAGAATGGTAGCTGAATCCCAGGTGTACTGGTTGCCGCCAAGCTCGAGTGCAAACATCAGGCAGATGATAGAGCCGACCAGTGTAAAGGCGCCGCCCCAGTCAATCCGCTGCTTGGCATGAGAAACGGATTCCTTATAGTACATCGCAATCAGTACAAAGGCGATAATGCCGATCGGCAGGTTAATGTAGAAGACCCACTGCCAGCTCAGATAATCGGTAATGTACGCGCCCAGAAGCGGCCCGATAACGCTGGAGATGCCGAAGACGGCACCGAAGAGGCCGGTCAGCTTGCCTCTTTTCTCAGGCGGATAAATATCAAACACGATGGTGAAGGCTATCGGCATCAGCGCACCGCCGCCAATCCCCTGAATAGCCCGGTAGATGCTGAGCTGTGTGATGCTGGCCGCTGTTCCGCACAGGGCAGAGCCTGCCAAAAAGACGATAAGGCCGAAGATAAAGAACCGTTTGCGGCCGTACATGTCGGACAGCTTGCCGAAGATCGGCGTTCCGGCCATGACCATAACCATATATGCGGAGGTAACCCACACAATTTTGTCGAGCCCGCCAAGCTCGGATACGATGGTGCCCATAGCTGAAGCTACAATGGTATTATCCATTGCGGACATCAGAATACCAAGCAGCAGGCCGACAACCACGAGCTTCATATTGCTTTCTTTTGTATGCATGCTTCGCAGACTCCTTTTCACGTTCATTCTAGAAACAGAACCTATTATATTCAAATTTGAATAGGGTGGCAATAGTTAATTTTGCGCTATCCAGTTGAAAGTATAAACGTAATAGCAGGGTTGTATACGAAGGAGCGCAGCAGAGGGCAGGCAGCAAAAAAAAGGAGCCGTCCGGGGACGGCGGTGATTATATCACCGCATGTCCATGCCGGGGCTCTCTGGATTCAATATAGCTAATAAAAAGCTCTGTCAGCTCAGGGTCAAACTGGCTTCCGGCGCAGGCACGCAGCTCGATAACCGCTTCCTCAAAGGATTTGGTCGGCTGGTACGGCCGTTCGGTGGTCATGGCGTCAAAGGAGTCGATAATCGTCAGCATCCGGCACAGGCGGGGGATTTCCTCACCTTTGAACCCGTAGGGATAACCTTTGCCGTCGTAACGTTCGTGGTGCAGCTCAATGTAAGGGGCCAGCTCCTTGAACTTGTCGTTCGTCAGCGCCATTTTTTTGCCCCAGGTAACATGCCATTTTACCATTTCCCATTCCTCGGGCGCGAGCTTGTCTGTTTTGTTCAGGATGCTCCAGGGAATCTCCAGCTTGCCGATGTCGTGGATCAGCGCGCCCAGGGTGAAGTTCCTTTTGGAGATGGCATCCATGTCCAGAATTTCACTGATATCCATCGCATATCGGAACACGCGCTTGGAGTGGCGGAAGGTCTCCATATCCTTATACATGAACAGGTTGAGCTGCTGCTCGATATCCCGCACATCCTGGCTGAAGTCCAGCTCCTGCTCCAGCGGGGAATGGGCCCCGTAGGTATGCACGGTATTTTTGCCCTGGCGTTTGGAGTAATAGAGTGCCTGATCGGCCTGGTCTACAAGCTGGGATTTGTCATGGATATCGCTGCTGCTGGCTGCAACGCCTGCTGAGAAGGCGAGGCAGCCAAGCGGAAAAATCTCGACGCCGTCAAAGCGGCTGTTGTTGAGCTTTTTGCGCAGCTGGTCAATGTAGGCCTGTGCCTGAAGGCTGTCGTAGCCTGGCATCAGCAGCGTGAATTCCTCACCGCCGTACCGGGCGGCAATCGTACCGGATTTCCGGGATTCGGTCTTCAGCAGCTCCCCGACAAAGGAGATCAGCTTGTCCCCCTGAAGATGACCGAAATGATCGTTATATTTTTTGAAGTCGTCAAGGTCGATCATGGCAAGCGAAAGCGGCGTACCGGCGGACCGTGACTTCTGAATTTCCTGTTCCAGAACCTCTTCAAAGTAGCTGTGGTTGAACAGCCCCGTCCGCTGATCGGTGTTGGCTCTTTCCTCAATACTGCGGTACATGGCAAACAGCTTCTTGAAGGATTGGCAGAGCAGTACCGCCAGGCCCATAAAGAGCAGCAGTCCAAGGATCTGGTTATGATAGACCAGCACAGTCAAGACGAGGGAAAGCACTAAAGTACACAGATAAACGAATACGGAGTCCTTAATCATACCTTTGATGGTCTCAAAAAGGGTAGCTCTGTACAAAATATAATAGTACAAGACGACAAGCAGGGTATTGGTAGCGAAATAAACCGTCAGCACAAGGAGATAGTTGAATAATTGGGTGTTGATGAGCGGCCCGGAGCTTCCTCCGAGGTACTGGAACAGAGCGCCTGATACGGTGATCATAATGGAGTAGATAAAAAAGTTCGTCAGGTGCTTCCACCAGCGTGTACCGCGGTC
Proteins encoded:
- a CDS encoding MDR family MFS transporter, which codes for MHTKESNMKLVVVGLLLGILMSAMDNTIVASAMGTIVSELGGLDKIVWVTSAYMVMVMAGTPIFGKLSDMYGRKRFFIFGLIVFLAGSALCGTAASITQLSIYRAIQGIGGGALMPIAFTIVFDIYPPEKRGKLTGLFGAVFGISSVIGPLLGAYITDYLSWQWVFYINLPIGIIAFVLIAMYYKESVSHAKQRIDWGGAFTLVGSIICLMFALELGGNQYTWDSATILGLFAGFAVLLVIFIFIERSAAEPVISFAMFGKRLFATSSLIGLFYGSTFIVATVYIPIFVQGVNGGSATNSGLILMPMMIGTVLGSQTGGLLTTRTSFRNIMLLSAVCFLAGVFCLSTLSPETSRLMLNGFMLLTGFGVGFSFSVLSMSSIHHFDIRQRGSATSTSTFMRSLGMTLGITIFGIIQRNSFTDGLSSAFGNSEQAAAFGNPQAALTPEARANIPADVLGKITGALSDSISHTFMWALIPAALGVVFVILMPKDRLTLKPKTAQPSGGRG
- a CDS encoding bifunctional diguanylate cyclase/phosphohydrolase, whose product is MSKLKSFVATLDSGHMYALSVCLVGMGLFSYSNRFEFLHYSTSAWVWVYAMTSACLILNFFMIQLPPEGNEQSMDSSVYLACIFIFGPGFTLTVLLLNCIFFAVIDRGTRWWKHLTNFFIYSIMITVSGALFQYLGGSSGPLINTQLFNYLLVLTVYFATNTLLVVLYYYILYRATLFETIKGMIKDSVFVYLCTLVLSLVLTVLVYHNQILGLLLFMGLAVLLCQSFKKLFAMYRSIEERANTDQRTGLFNHSYFEEVLEQEIQKSRSAGTPLSLAMIDLDDFKKYNDHFGHLQGDKLISFVGELLKTESRKSGTIAARYGGEEFTLLMPGYDSLQAQAYIDQLRKKLNNSRFDGVEIFPLGCLAFSAGVAASSSDIHDKSQLVDQADQALYYSKRQGKNTVHTYGAHSPLEQELDFSQDVRDIEQQLNLFMYKDMETFRHSKRVFRYAMDISEILDMDAISKRNFTLGALIHDIGKLEIPWSILNKTDKLAPEEWEMVKWHVTWGKKMALTNDKFKELAPYIELHHERYDGKGYPYGFKGEEIPRLCRMLTIIDSFDAMTTERPYQPTKSFEEAVIELRACAGSQFDPELTELFISYIESREPRHGHAVI